In one window of Chthoniobacterales bacterium DNA:
- a CDS encoding FtsQ-type POTRA domain-containing protein, with protein MSILRRRTARSRRPVRKKRRQHLLEVTATAETERRRRNQKIVLYAGEAVVVAGLLAFAWLGVRALIQWQFHGNDRYNVRVVEVDTDGVMTREEALAMTGIREGVNVFSLDLEAAQRTLAAVPKIKDARVERMLPDKVVIDIDARKPVAWIAPKDTGEDPSAMETSRLIDRDGVMMKPEGFEPAQAGLPVIYGIPTEQWKPGDRVELRELRAAVELFDRVAERADPQVSLRAADVGKGWCILAWDDPQTRYTFGLDDLSAQLDRLRFILMHVGQSSRKIATANLIPSRNTPVTFRDDPPPAPEPAPAPAPKKKKS; from the coding sequence ATGAGCATCCTCCGCCGTCGAACTGCCCGCTCGCGCCGCCCCGTCCGCAAGAAAAGACGGCAGCACCTGCTCGAAGTGACGGCCACGGCCGAGACCGAGCGCCGGCGCAGGAACCAGAAGATCGTCCTTTACGCTGGCGAGGCCGTGGTGGTCGCCGGTCTGCTTGCTTTTGCATGGCTCGGCGTGCGTGCGCTCATCCAGTGGCAATTTCACGGCAACGACCGCTACAACGTGCGGGTTGTCGAGGTTGACACCGATGGCGTTATGACACGCGAGGAGGCGCTGGCAATGACGGGTATACGCGAGGGCGTGAATGTCTTCTCGCTCGATCTCGAGGCCGCCCAGAGGACGCTGGCCGCGGTGCCGAAAATCAAGGACGCCCGTGTCGAGCGGATGCTGCCGGACAAGGTGGTCATCGATATCGACGCCCGCAAGCCGGTGGCGTGGATCGCGCCCAAGGACACGGGTGAAGATCCATCTGCCATGGAGACTTCGCGCCTGATCGACCGGGACGGCGTCATGATGAAACCGGAAGGTTTCGAGCCCGCGCAGGCGGGTCTTCCGGTGATCTACGGCATTCCGACGGAACAATGGAAACCGGGCGACCGTGTCGAGCTTCGCGAACTGCGCGCGGCCGTCGAGCTTTTCGACCGTGTGGCCGAGCGCGCCGATCCCCAGGTGAGCCTGCGCGCCGCCGACGTGGGCAAGGGATGGTGCATTCTTGCGTGGGACGATCCCCAGACGCGTTACACCTTCGGTCTGGACGACTTGTCCGCGCAGCTCGACCGGCTCCGGTTCATCCTCATGCACGTCGGCCAGTCATCCCGTAAGATCGCGACCGCCAACCTCATTCCGTCGCGCAACACGCCGGTGACATTCCGCGATGATCCGCCGCCCGCGCCGGAACCGGCTCCCGCCCCGGCGCCAAAGAAAAAGAAGTCCTGA
- the ftsW gene encoding putative lipid II flippase FtsW gives MPRRTAYVLILSMLSLTAIGIVMLFSTGAYAQDSRGDMYYFVKRQAMWLAIGGVALVGAAVVDYRMWARAWPWLYGIAAVMLVLCFVPGVGMKINGAHRWVNLGFATFQPSELGKVAVLLFLAWWYHRNEERSAEFWRGFVIPLAVAGAIMALIVIEVDLGATALIGATTLAVMFVAGTGLRWLLPLLGAGLCGLVYAVLNIEERMGRLLAFLDPEKYRLTEGLQQWQAMLAFGAGGVEGLGLGNGRQKMLYLPYAHTDFIFPMIGEELGLRFTLLTVFCFLLMLLAGALIAMNARDRFGMLLGFGITIIISLQAAINIGVTTSLLPNKGMPLPFISYGGSNLAVSMLLVGMLLNIHRQGRRVPKTRARAVPATSLAVRF, from the coding sequence ATGCCCCGGCGCACGGCCTACGTTCTGATCCTGTCGATGCTGAGCCTCACGGCGATCGGTATCGTCATGCTTTTCAGCACGGGGGCCTACGCGCAGGACAGCCGGGGCGACATGTATTACTTCGTCAAGCGACAAGCCATGTGGCTCGCGATCGGCGGCGTGGCCTTGGTGGGTGCCGCAGTGGTCGATTATCGCATGTGGGCGCGTGCCTGGCCGTGGCTCTATGGGATTGCCGCTGTCATGCTGGTGCTGTGCTTCGTCCCGGGTGTGGGGATGAAGATCAACGGCGCCCATCGGTGGGTGAATCTCGGTTTCGCCACCTTCCAGCCGAGCGAACTGGGCAAAGTCGCGGTGCTGCTTTTTCTCGCGTGGTGGTATCATCGCAACGAGGAGCGTTCGGCGGAGTTCTGGCGCGGGTTCGTCATCCCTCTGGCCGTGGCCGGGGCGATCATGGCTCTGATCGTCATCGAGGTGGATCTCGGCGCCACCGCGTTGATCGGCGCGACAACGCTCGCCGTGATGTTCGTTGCCGGCACCGGCCTGCGCTGGCTCCTGCCTTTGCTCGGGGCCGGCTTGTGCGGACTGGTTTATGCGGTGTTGAACATCGAGGAGCGCATGGGGCGCCTGCTGGCGTTTCTCGATCCAGAGAAATACCGACTCACCGAGGGCCTGCAGCAATGGCAGGCGATGCTCGCGTTCGGTGCGGGCGGGGTCGAGGGGCTCGGACTCGGGAACGGGAGGCAGAAAATGCTCTACCTTCCTTATGCCCACACGGATTTCATTTTTCCCATGATCGGCGAGGAACTGGGGCTGCGGTTCACGTTGCTCACCGTGTTTTGTTTCCTGCTCATGCTCCTGGCCGGGGCGCTCATCGCGATGAACGCGCGCGACCGTTTCGGCATGCTCCTGGGTTTCGGTATCACGATCATCATCAGTCTGCAGGCGGCGATAAACATCGGTGTGACCACGTCGCTTTTGCCGAACAAGGGCATGCCGCTGCCGTTCATCAGCTACGGCGGGAGCAACCTCGCCGTCTCCATGCTGCTCGTCGGCATGCTGCTGAATATCCACCGCCAAGGCCGGCGTGTGCCGAAAACCCGCGCGCGTGCCGTCCCGGCCACCAGCCTCGCGGTCCGTTTCTGA
- a CDS encoding LysM peptidoglycan-binding domain-containing protein — protein MRIPLFSKLTAKSRGRKVVRATAARAMRGADEEYYEAEPNMKLSHAFMVVLILHVVAVGGIYAFNKIKVQKSGDLLVNITDKISKVSGGAASAKSQPATAPSASAVAAAPSAEMVPSARLTSDDADEPLPAVVSNVPTGGPAIAAASTVAPAAEQTTPVVSASAVAAPAKTAVKSAEALQSKTAPKVETKAAAASGTYKVAKGDNPYTIAKKLGVRYQDLLKANGIDDPTKLQIGQVLKAPPKAN, from the coding sequence ATGAGAATACCATTGTTCAGCAAACTGACGGCCAAGTCCCGCGGCCGCAAAGTGGTGCGCGCCACGGCGGCGCGTGCCATGCGCGGAGCGGACGAGGAATACTACGAAGCCGAACCCAACATGAAGCTGTCCCACGCCTTCATGGTCGTGCTGATTCTGCACGTCGTCGCGGTCGGGGGTATTTACGCCTTCAACAAGATCAAAGTGCAGAAGAGTGGCGACCTTCTGGTGAATATTACCGATAAGATCTCGAAAGTGTCCGGAGGCGCGGCATCCGCGAAATCCCAGCCTGCGACTGCACCGTCCGCATCCGCCGTTGCCGCCGCGCCCTCAGCGGAAATGGTGCCCAGCGCACGCCTCACGAGCGATGATGCGGACGAACCGCTGCCGGCCGTAGTTTCGAATGTGCCGACGGGCGGACCCGCCATCGCCGCCGCGTCCACCGTCGCGCCTGCCGCCGAACAAACAACGCCGGTCGTTTCCGCATCTGCCGTCGCGGCCCCGGCCAAGACAGCGGTGAAGTCCGCCGAAGCCTTGCAGTCCAAGACCGCGCCCAAGGTCGAGACCAAGGCGGCCGCGGCATCCGGGACTTACAAGGTGGCGAAGGGGGACAACCCTTACACCATCGCGAAGAAACTCGGCGTGCGCTACCAGGACTTGCTCAAGGCCAACGGTATCGACGACCCGACAAAATTGCAGATCGGCCAAGTGCTCAAAGCTCCGCCCAAAGCGAACTGA
- a CDS encoding D-alanine--D-alanine ligase: protein MGGPGSEREVSLRSGNAVSDALRRGGYRVTPLEIAGTDFVLPPDTGLCVNMVHGTFGEDGQLQSLLDAKGIPYTGEGAAGSRVAFDKKESKKIFERAGVPTARWEIIPAGARPTLPVPLVVKAPREGSSVGVHIVRDEGQLAPALADCATLDKEILVEEFVEGRELTVGVVGDRSMAVVEIRPLEGFYDYAHKYTKGASEYFCPAPLDAMTTRRVQEAALAAHRALGLEVYSRVDILLRADGSPCVLEANTIPGMTETSLLPKAAAAAGLGFLELCEEIACLSLKRFPLRP, encoded by the coding sequence ATGGGCGGACCGGGTTCGGAGCGCGAGGTTTCTTTGCGCTCGGGCAATGCCGTGTCGGATGCCCTGCGGCGGGGCGGCTACCGTGTCACGCCGCTGGAAATCGCCGGGACCGACTTTGTGTTGCCGCCGGACACCGGCCTTTGCGTGAACATGGTCCACGGCACGTTCGGCGAGGACGGGCAGTTGCAGTCCTTGCTCGATGCCAAAGGAATTCCCTACACGGGCGAGGGTGCCGCGGGCAGCCGCGTCGCTTTCGACAAAAAAGAAAGCAAGAAGATCTTCGAGCGAGCAGGCGTTCCGACCGCGCGCTGGGAAATAATCCCCGCAGGTGCGCGTCCGACGCTGCCCGTGCCGCTGGTGGTCAAAGCGCCGCGCGAGGGTTCAAGCGTCGGCGTGCATATCGTCCGTGACGAAGGCCAACTCGCCCCGGCGCTGGCGGATTGCGCCACGCTCGACAAAGAAATCCTCGTCGAGGAATTCGTCGAGGGCCGCGAACTCACGGTGGGCGTGGTGGGTGACCGGTCCATGGCGGTTGTCGAGATCCGGCCGCTTGAAGGCTTCTACGACTATGCCCACAAATACACCAAGGGCGCGTCCGAGTATTTTTGCCCGGCCCCGCTCGACGCCATGACGACGCGTAGGGTGCAGGAGGCGGCCCTTGCCGCGCACCGCGCGCTCGGCCTCGAGGTCTATTCGCGCGTGGATATCCTGCTTCGCGCCGATGGCTCGCCCTGCGTTCTCGAGGCCAATACAATTCCGGGCATGACCGAGACCAGTCTTCTGCCCAAAGCAGCCGCCGCTGCCGGTCTCGGCTTCCTCGAACTTTGCGAGGAGATTGCCTGCCTGTCGCTGAAACGTTTTCCGCTTCGTCCATGA
- the murC gene encoding UDP-N-acetylmuramate--L-alanine ligase, whose translation MTTQELAEQLHGSPRRIHLIGVAGSGMSGIAALLLALGHKVSGSDKVDSVEVKRLQTLGLDFRTPQRAEDVADAQLVIYSSAIRPGNPAYDAASRLGKPMVRRAEALAALMLGKKGILVCGMHGKTTVSAMAAHVLRAAGAHPSHYVGAEIPILGTNARWDAGGEYFVAEGDESDGTITGYHPEHAIVLNIEPEHLDHYADIAAIDAAFSKLLDQTTGKIFFCADDAGASRVCSGRPRTVSYGRTGAYAYAGFEGAVFGSKFSFCREGKELARVTLNVPGEHNALNATAVLALATELGLDLGKCVAALEGFRGARRRFEVVYSSDDYLIVDDYGHHPTEIAAVIRTARGAGRKRVILLFQPHRYTRTLALKDEFGRALAEADAVVVTEIYPASEPPIPGVDGGLVAEAARSAGCAHTSYFASRQRAGIEAGHLLHAGDLLVTLGAGNIHEQAAALARDLAMLEKLRAAMGPGIARLYEPMAKHTTMRVGGPAQFWLEPETEEGFCELARTAHEQGLPFMVIGRGSNLVVRDGGLRGVVVRLRRGVFGEFSTEGHTIRAGVGVRLKALSGAAVAAGLAGFEWMEGIPGDVGGCLRMNAGAMGVEAFDQVTLLRYADQEGNIFERSPRDFEVHYRSVPLLRTNYALSAVFRGTPAPSPEVEARTRDYAAKRKSSQPAGASAGCVFRNPEGGKAGQLIDSAGLKNLRVGAARVSDVHANFILNEGGATASEVLALVEQVRAEVLKHHGVRLETEVQIIGEEPS comes from the coding sequence ATGACAACGCAGGAACTGGCCGAGCAATTGCACGGGTCGCCGCGGCGCATCCACCTCATCGGCGTCGCCGGATCGGGGATGAGCGGGATCGCGGCGCTTTTGCTCGCCTTGGGACACAAAGTCAGCGGATCCGACAAGGTGGACTCGGTCGAGGTGAAGCGCTTGCAGACCCTCGGGTTGGATTTTCGGACGCCGCAGCGGGCAGAGGACGTCGCCGATGCGCAGTTGGTCATTTATTCCTCGGCGATCCGGCCCGGCAATCCGGCCTATGACGCGGCGTCGCGTCTGGGCAAACCGATGGTCCGTCGCGCGGAAGCACTGGCCGCTCTCATGCTCGGCAAAAAGGGAATTCTTGTCTGCGGCATGCACGGCAAGACGACCGTCTCGGCCATGGCCGCGCATGTTCTCCGGGCGGCCGGGGCGCACCCTTCGCATTATGTCGGTGCAGAGATCCCGATCCTCGGCACGAATGCGCGATGGGACGCGGGCGGCGAGTATTTCGTGGCCGAGGGAGACGAGAGCGACGGCACCATCACCGGCTACCATCCCGAGCACGCCATCGTCCTGAATATCGAACCGGAGCATCTCGACCATTACGCCGACATCGCGGCGATCGACGCGGCTTTCTCCAAGCTCCTCGACCAGACGACGGGAAAAATCTTCTTCTGCGCCGACGACGCCGGCGCCTCGCGGGTTTGTTCCGGTCGCCCGCGCACGGTGTCCTACGGCCGCACGGGCGCTTATGCCTATGCGGGCTTCGAGGGTGCCGTCTTCGGTTCGAAGTTCAGTTTCTGTCGCGAAGGAAAAGAGTTGGCGCGCGTCACTCTCAATGTCCCCGGCGAGCACAACGCGCTCAACGCCACGGCCGTGCTCGCCCTTGCGACCGAACTCGGTCTGGATCTCGGAAAATGCGTCGCGGCGCTGGAGGGGTTCCGCGGTGCGCGCCGGCGCTTCGAAGTGGTGTATTCTTCCGATGACTACCTGATCGTCGATGATTACGGTCATCATCCGACGGAGATCGCGGCGGTCATCCGGACCGCACGCGGGGCAGGGCGCAAGCGCGTCATTTTGCTCTTCCAGCCGCACCGCTACACGCGCACCCTGGCGCTCAAAGACGAGTTCGGTCGTGCGCTGGCCGAAGCCGATGCCGTGGTGGTGACCGAAATTTATCCTGCCAGCGAGCCCCCGATTCCCGGTGTCGACGGAGGGTTGGTGGCCGAGGCGGCGCGATCGGCGGGTTGCGCGCATACGTCGTATTTTGCCTCGCGCCAGCGGGCCGGCATCGAAGCCGGCCACTTGCTGCATGCGGGGGACCTGCTCGTCACGCTCGGAGCCGGCAACATCCACGAGCAGGCTGCGGCCCTTGCCAGAGACTTGGCGATGCTGGAAAAGTTGCGAGCGGCCATGGGGCCCGGCATTGCCCGGTTGTATGAACCGATGGCCAAGCACACGACCATGAGGGTCGGTGGTCCCGCGCAGTTCTGGCTTGAACCGGAGACGGAGGAGGGGTTCTGCGAATTGGCCCGCACCGCGCACGAACAAGGTCTGCCTTTCATGGTGATCGGACGCGGTTCGAATCTCGTCGTCCGGGACGGTGGCTTGCGCGGTGTGGTGGTGCGGCTGCGCCGCGGCGTGTTCGGGGAATTCTCGACCGAGGGTCACACAATCCGTGCAGGCGTGGGCGTGAGACTCAAAGCCCTGAGCGGCGCGGCTGTCGCCGCGGGTCTCGCCGGCTTCGAGTGGATGGAAGGGATCCCGGGGGACGTGGGTGGATGCCTGCGCATGAATGCCGGGGCGATGGGGGTCGAGGCGTTCGACCAGGTGACTCTGCTGCGCTATGCCGACCAGGAGGGGAATATTTTCGAGCGATCGCCGCGCGATTTCGAAGTTCATTACCGCAGCGTGCCGCTTCTGCGCACAAACTATGCGCTTTCCGCTGTTTTCCGCGGCACGCCTGCTCCTTCCCCCGAAGTCGAAGCCCGAACGCGCGATTACGCGGCCAAGCGCAAGTCGTCGCAGCCCGCCGGCGCGAGCGCGGGTTGCGTGTTCCGCAATCCCGAAGGCGGCAAAGCGGGGCAGCTTATCGATTCGGCGGGTCTCAAAAATCTCCGCGTCGGCGCGGCGCGCGTATCCGATGTCCACGCCAACTTCATCCTGAACGAGGGCGGCGCGACCGCTTCCGAAGTCCTTGCGCTTGTTGAGCAGGTGAGAGCCGAGGTGCTCAAACATCACGGCGTAAGACTTGAGACCGAGGTGCAGATCATCGGGGAGGAGCCTTCGTGA
- the ftsA gene encoding cell division protein FtsA has translation MARTNLHVGLEIGTTKVAAVIAETRSDGLLRIIGSGEAPSRGVRKGEIVDIGKITLCLSDAVSEAEEKADREITNVVAAVTGSHVDSLNNRGGIQIPEDRDEIEEEDIYEVEQSARDVNIPAGNVFLHTIIQRYYVDGQEGVASPLGMIGRRLEAEYHIVHGTKTRIQNNLRCIHEANLRVVNVVTSAVASAHAVLDESSRELGALVIDIGGGTTDYILFRDGAVRQSGVLAVGGDHITNDIAIGLRVPTKWAEKIKVEHADVSPGATQARGTIEMEDPTYSGGEIERRNLNAVAEARVRELFTLLKRRLSFDRQAQFLGAGIFLTGGTAELKGLAALASEVFGVPARVATPRPFLGPGMLFESPRFSTAVGLVLFAQAAQDALDDISIFDRLRSKLGKFIPGL, from the coding sequence ATGGCACGCACAAATCTCCATGTCGGATTGGAAATCGGAACGACGAAGGTCGCGGCGGTCATCGCCGAGACGCGCAGTGACGGTCTGCTTCGCATCATCGGCAGCGGTGAAGCGCCCTCCCGCGGGGTGCGCAAAGGCGAGATTGTCGATATCGGCAAGATCACTCTTTGCCTGAGCGATGCGGTGTCCGAGGCGGAGGAGAAGGCCGACCGTGAAATCACCAACGTGGTGGCGGCGGTGACCGGGTCCCACGTGGACAGCCTGAACAACCGCGGAGGGATCCAGATCCCCGAGGATCGCGACGAGATCGAGGAGGAGGACATCTACGAGGTGGAGCAGAGCGCGCGCGATGTGAACATCCCCGCGGGGAATGTCTTCCTGCACACGATCATCCAGCGCTACTACGTGGACGGGCAGGAGGGCGTGGCGAGTCCCCTCGGCATGATCGGCCGGCGGCTCGAGGCGGAATACCATATCGTCCACGGGACGAAGACGCGCATCCAAAACAACCTGCGCTGCATCCACGAGGCGAATCTGCGCGTGGTCAATGTCGTCACCAGCGCCGTGGCTTCGGCCCATGCTGTGCTCGACGAGTCCTCGCGCGAACTCGGGGCGCTGGTCATCGACATCGGCGGCGGCACGACCGACTACATCCTGTTCCGCGACGGTGCCGTGCGCCAGAGCGGCGTTCTCGCCGTGGGCGGCGACCACATCACCAACGACATCGCCATCGGCCTGCGTGTGCCGACCAAGTGGGCGGAAAAAATCAAGGTCGAGCACGCCGACGTCTCCCCGGGCGCGACGCAGGCGCGCGGCACGATCGAGATGGAGGACCCCACCTATTCCGGAGGAGAGATCGAGCGTCGGAATCTCAACGCCGTGGCCGAAGCACGGGTGCGCGAACTTTTCACGCTGCTGAAAAGGCGGCTCAGTTTCGACCGTCAGGCCCAGTTCCTCGGCGCTGGAATTTTTCTCACCGGCGGAACGGCCGAACTCAAGGGTCTTGCCGCGCTGGCGTCCGAGGTTTTCGGCGTGCCGGCGCGCGTGGCCACGCCCCGGCCTTTCCTGGGCCCCGGGATGTTGTTCGAGAGCCCGCGTTTCAGCACGGCCGTGGGGCTGGTGCTCTTCGCGCAGGCCGCGCAGGACGCGCTCGATGATATTTCCATCTTCGACCGCCTTCGCAGCAAGTTGGGCAAATTCATCCCCGGACTATGA
- the murG gene encoding undecaprenyldiphospho-muramoylpentapeptide beta-N-acetylglucosaminyltransferase codes for MKFVIACGGTGGHLFPGLAVAEVLRAGGHDVLLLVSEKQVDQRALRNHPDLPSEKLPSIGLPSLFSPALVAFLSRLRASFKKCGAIFGADPPDAVLGMGGFTSIAPLIAARRRGIPAFLHESNAIPGKANRLAARFCRAVLLGFDDCARHFPAGKTRVTGTPIRRELGENVPTREEARQRLGLDAGKPTLLVMGGSQGASGINALVTRAAPNMTDKKLQVIHLAGEREAPAVEDAYRQAGIPAVVLPFCDRMQDVYAAADLVISRSGAASLGELSWFGLPSVLIPYPHAAEDHQRLNAGIFVRAGAARVTEETGTTPEEFAALILSLLESPSILSNMATAAKGLAPRDAAARVAGVLTGVRE; via the coding sequence ATGAAATTCGTCATCGCTTGCGGCGGAACGGGCGGTCATTTGTTTCCCGGGTTGGCGGTGGCGGAGGTCCTGCGCGCGGGCGGGCACGACGTCCTGCTGCTTGTCTCCGAAAAACAGGTCGATCAGCGCGCCCTGCGAAACCATCCCGATCTGCCGAGCGAAAAACTGCCGTCCATCGGGCTGCCTTCGTTGTTTTCGCCCGCGCTCGTCGCCTTCCTGAGCCGTCTGCGCGCGAGCTTCAAAAAGTGCGGGGCGATCTTTGGTGCGGATCCGCCGGACGCGGTTTTGGGGATGGGTGGATTCACCAGCATCGCGCCGCTCATTGCGGCGCGGCGGCGGGGCATACCGGCTTTCCTGCACGAGTCGAACGCGATTCCCGGCAAGGCCAACCGTCTTGCCGCGCGATTTTGCCGCGCGGTGCTGCTCGGATTCGATGATTGTGCGCGGCACTTTCCGGCCGGCAAAACACGCGTCACGGGGACGCCTATCCGCCGCGAGCTGGGCGAAAATGTCCCGACGCGCGAAGAGGCCAGACAGCGGCTGGGGTTGGACGCCGGAAAGCCGACGCTGCTTGTGATGGGCGGCAGCCAGGGAGCCTCCGGCATCAACGCGCTGGTGACACGCGCCGCCCCGAACATGACAGACAAAAAACTGCAGGTCATTCACCTCGCCGGGGAGCGCGAGGCGCCCGCCGTGGAGGACGCTTACCGCCAAGCCGGTATTCCCGCCGTCGTGTTGCCGTTTTGCGACCGTATGCAGGATGTTTATGCCGCGGCGGACCTTGTCATATCCCGCTCCGGCGCCGCGAGCCTCGGCGAATTGTCGTGGTTCGGATTGCCGTCGGTTCTCATTCCCTATCCGCATGCCGCCGAGGACCACCAGCGTTTGAACGCCGGGATCTTCGTGCGGGCCGGTGCGGCGCGCGTGACCGAGGAAACGGGCACAACGCCGGAGGAGTTTGCCGCGCTGATTCTGTCTTTGCTGGAGTCGCCCTCGATTTTGTCCAACATGGCAACGGCAGCCAAGGGTCTGGCCCCGCGCGATGCGGCGGCCCGGGTGGCCGGGGTGCTGACTGGAGTGCGGGAATGA